From Jaculus jaculus isolate mJacJac1 chromosome 19, mJacJac1.mat.Y.cur, whole genome shotgun sequence, a single genomic window includes:
- the Crnn gene encoding cornulin, producing the protein MPRLLQNIHEIIEAFGRYAGSEGGCAALSRGELKRLLEQEFASVIVKPHDPATVDEVLRLLDEDKTGTVEFKEFLVLVFKVAQACFKTLSEAPGGACRYQESESHHAGSSAELGQGQRSGTEGRQPQSSQASGGQGRTGTRIPGQDSSSAQVSSHGRQASSQRQQTVRQQTQATGQAEQTPRADGKRHRQTRERSSERWSQSSQQTGELVTRATTRVHTGASQKVEQGQIPQSGSTSIQTQWSTHDQNRRPESHGQDWSQDHQVMTGHNQAQAGSYTQTHSQAVEQGQIPQSGSASIQTQWSTHDQNRGPESHSQDWSQDHQVVTGHNQAQAGSYTQTHSQAVEQGQIPQSGSASIQTPWSTCGQNRGTENNSPDRSQAQQVVTGGPIQTQAGSSTQTVPWRQTESQAGAQEQRQTQTQPNRGHGWIPVSTHEAVEPAPGGQAQAGASPVTERREVDSSHPGGQGERVPTVVSEEWVDDHTREVVIRSEDSGRLRSGAPSA; encoded by the exons ATGCCGCGGTTGCTGCAAAACATTCACGAGATCATCGAGGCCTTCGGGCGCTACGCGGGCTCCGAGGGCGGCTGCGCGGCGCTCTCCCGCGGGGAGCTCAAGAGGCTTTTGGAGCAGGAGTTCGCCAGCGTCATAGTG aaGCCTCACGATCCGGCCACCGTGGACGAAGTGCTGCGCCTGCTGGATGAAGATAAGACGGGGACTGTTGAATTCAAGGAATTCCTGGTCTTGGTGTTCAAAGTCGCCCAGGCCTGTTTTAAGACGCTGAGTGAGGCTCCTGGAGGGGCTTGCAGATACCAAGAGTCTGAAAGCCACCACGCTGGGTCCTCAGCGGAGCTGGGGCAAGGCCAGAGGAGTGGTACTGAAGGAAGGCAGCCACAGAGCAGCCAGGCTTCCGGAGGGCAGGGCAGGACGGGGACGCGCATCCCGGGTCAAGACAGTAGCTCTGCACAGGTTAGCAGCCACGGCAGGCAGGCCTCTTCCCAGCGACAGCAGACGGTGAGGCAGCAGACTCAAGCGACAGGGCAGGCGGAGCAGACCCCGAGAGCCGACGGCAAGAGACACCGTCAGACCAGAGAGAGGAGTTCAGAGAGGTGGTCGCAGAGCAGCCAACAGACAGGAGAGCTCGTGACCAGAGCTACAACTCGGGTCCACACAGGGGCCTCCCAGAAAGTGGAACAGGGCCAGatcccacagtcaggaagcaccAGCATCCAGACACAGTGGTCCACTCATGATCAGAACAGACGGCCTGAGAGCCACGGTCAAGACTGGAGCCAGGATCACCAGGTCATGACGGGACACAACCAGGCACAGGCCGGGTCTTACACCCAGACACACAGCCAGGCAGTGGAACAGGGCCAGatcccacagtcaggaagcgCCAGCATCCAGACACAGTGGTCCACTCATGATCAGAACAGAGGACCTGAGAGCCACAGTCAAGACTGGAGCCAGGATCACCAGGTCGTGACGGGACACAACCAGGCACAGGCCGGGTCTTACACCCAGACACACAGCCAGGCAGTGGAACAGGGCCAGatcccacagtcaggaagcgCCAGCATCCAGACACCATGGTCCACCTGTGGCCAGAACAGAGGGACAGAGAACAACAGTCCAGATCGGAGCCAGGCCCAACAGGTCGTGACAGGAGGGCCCATCCAAACACAGGCAGGTTCCTCTACCCAGACTGTGCCCTGGCGCCAGACTGAAAGCCAGGCAGGGGCTCAAGAACAGAGACAGACCCAGACGCAGCCGAACAGAGGTCACGGGTGGATACCAGTAAGCACCCACGAGGCAGTAGAGCCAGCGCCAGGGGGACAGGCTCAGGCCGGAGCAAGCCCTGTGACAGAAAGACGGGAGGTGGACAGCAGTCACCCgggagggcagggagagagagtgccCACAGTGGTCAGCGAGGAGTGGGTTGATGACCACACAAGGGAGGTGGTGATCCGGAGTGAGGACTCGGGCAGACTGCGCTCTGGGGCTCCTTCAGCGTAG